In a genomic window of Occallatibacter riparius:
- a CDS encoding NAD(P)-dependent alcohol dehydrogenase, which translates to MSNIQGLAAHAAGAELLPFRYDPGPLGAHEVEIAISHCGICHSDLHLISNDWGISQFPFIPGHEIVGKIQLVGSEVRDLKMGQRVGLGWQSNSCGECEWCTKGLENLCLKSEATCVRRHGGYADRVRANARFVMPIPEALESENTAPLLCGGITVYNPLRSHGINPSSRVGVIGIGGLGHLGIQFAKVFGAEVTAFSTSAAKEEEARALGAHRFVNTRETRALKDLACTFDFILSTVNADQDWSIYMQALRPNGTLCFVGVPPAPVSVHAFPMISGVRTITGSPIGPPHRIREMLDVAARHGLKAQTERFAMGKVNEAIERVKKNKVRYRAVLSN; encoded by the coding sequence ATGTCCAATATTCAAGGATTAGCAGCTCACGCAGCAGGAGCCGAACTTCTGCCGTTTCGTTACGATCCCGGTCCGCTGGGGGCACACGAAGTAGAGATTGCGATTTCCCATTGCGGCATATGCCATAGCGATCTTCATCTGATTTCGAACGATTGGGGGATCAGCCAGTTTCCGTTTATTCCGGGGCACGAGATTGTAGGGAAGATTCAGCTGGTTGGCTCCGAGGTGCGCGACCTGAAGATGGGTCAGCGCGTGGGGCTGGGGTGGCAGTCGAACTCGTGCGGCGAGTGCGAGTGGTGTACCAAGGGCCTGGAGAACCTTTGCCTGAAGTCGGAGGCTACCTGTGTCCGCCGGCATGGAGGCTATGCGGACCGAGTGCGCGCGAACGCCCGGTTTGTCATGCCGATTCCCGAGGCGCTGGAGAGCGAGAACACGGCTCCGCTGCTGTGCGGGGGGATCACGGTCTACAATCCGCTGCGCAGTCACGGCATCAATCCTTCGTCGCGCGTGGGCGTGATCGGCATTGGAGGACTGGGGCATCTGGGGATCCAGTTTGCGAAGGTGTTTGGAGCGGAAGTGACGGCGTTTTCGACGTCGGCCGCGAAAGAGGAAGAGGCGCGCGCGCTGGGAGCTCACCGGTTTGTGAATACGCGCGAGACAAGGGCACTGAAGGACCTGGCCTGTACGTTCGATTTCATTTTGAGCACGGTGAACGCCGATCAAGACTGGAGCATTTACATGCAGGCGCTGCGGCCCAATGGAACGCTGTGCTTTGTGGGTGTTCCGCCGGCGCCGGTGAGTGTGCATGCGTTCCCGATGATTTCGGGTGTGCGCACGATTACGGGAAGCCCGATCGGGCCGCCGCACCGTATCCGCGAGATGCTGGATGTGGCCGCACGGCATGGGTTGAAGGCGCAGACCGAACGCTTCGCGATGGGCAAGGTGAATGAGGCCATCGAGCGGGTGAAGAAGAACAAGGTTCGGTATCGGGCGGTGCTCTCCAACTGA
- a CDS encoding SpoIVB peptidase S55, translating into MKDIRLPLILAAAVLAGTALPGTLLSQSANLAATSAAGPPPSTGGFFPLSEVHRGLMATAWTVFTGTKPEPMQVEILGVLKGARGPGHDMILAQLHGTKPEYTGVVAGMSGSPVYVGDKLLGSLSYRIGQFSKDPIAGITPIAQMLEVRDIPVGEQTRVAELQRKKDTGPMGEEPAFLPMETPLVMSGFHPEAIKLWQQKMEGTGLETVAAGGGGTSKSDKISAAAAASIVPGSAVSALLVGGDLEIAATCTVTYVDLKQLLACGHPLQQAGPVSLPMTATEVVATLASPLNAFKIVNTGERIGAFTEDRDAAIRGVLGATAQTIPVHIAVHSGKKTRNLNIEVLDLPSLTSQAVLVSMYEVLLQTNESGADNSYHVTGTIDVDGYPASPVDVWAGGSEGLPPQLAAALLSADRFQKLYTNGARLGAIRGVNLKVEAIPHRASVELASARFTSGNIVHPGDTVTVEATLRPWQQPEKNVRISFKVPARLQGGNVRVLVSDAGTLDRTLSQPKMIPRPSDMQTALAEARNQHPQDRVYVSLLVPETQAGMQGQTLSSVPISMANALEPMRAAQDVSLNGESAQVAAAAAAGGVLSGFQVLNLRIEPGGGVD; encoded by the coding sequence ATGAAGGACATCCGGCTCCCCCTCATTTTGGCTGCCGCCGTTCTGGCGGGCACTGCCCTGCCCGGCACGCTTCTTTCTCAATCTGCGAACCTTGCGGCCACTTCGGCGGCTGGACCGCCGCCTTCGACGGGCGGATTCTTCCCGCTGAGCGAGGTCCATCGTGGACTGATGGCGACCGCTTGGACGGTGTTCACCGGGACCAAGCCGGAGCCCATGCAGGTGGAGATTCTGGGAGTGCTCAAGGGCGCACGGGGCCCGGGGCACGACATGATTCTGGCGCAGCTCCACGGCACCAAGCCGGAGTACACGGGCGTAGTAGCGGGAATGAGCGGCAGCCCGGTATATGTGGGCGACAAGCTGCTGGGATCGCTGTCGTACCGGATCGGGCAGTTCAGCAAGGACCCCATTGCCGGCATTACGCCGATTGCACAGATGCTCGAGGTGCGCGATATCCCGGTGGGCGAGCAGACGCGCGTGGCCGAGTTGCAGCGGAAGAAGGACACCGGGCCGATGGGCGAGGAGCCGGCCTTTTTGCCAATGGAGACGCCACTGGTGATGAGCGGTTTTCATCCCGAGGCGATCAAGCTGTGGCAGCAGAAGATGGAGGGCACGGGGCTGGAAACGGTTGCAGCCGGAGGCGGAGGGACGTCTAAGTCCGATAAGATTTCAGCTGCTGCAGCGGCAAGCATCGTTCCGGGATCGGCGGTGAGCGCGCTGCTGGTGGGGGGCGACCTGGAGATTGCGGCGACGTGCACCGTTACCTATGTCGACCTCAAACAGCTTCTGGCCTGCGGGCATCCCCTTCAACAGGCGGGGCCGGTTTCGCTTCCGATGACTGCTACCGAGGTGGTGGCTACCCTGGCATCGCCGCTGAACGCCTTCAAAATCGTGAATACGGGCGAGCGCATTGGCGCATTTACCGAAGATCGCGATGCGGCCATCCGGGGAGTACTGGGCGCTACTGCGCAGACGATTCCGGTGCACATAGCGGTGCACTCCGGGAAGAAGACGCGCAACCTCAATATCGAGGTGCTGGACTTGCCTTCCCTCACGTCGCAGGCCGTGCTGGTGAGCATGTACGAGGTTCTGCTGCAGACGAATGAGAGCGGGGCCGATAACAGCTATCACGTGACGGGCACGATCGACGTGGATGGATATCCGGCGTCACCGGTGGATGTGTGGGCTGGGGGGTCGGAGGGACTGCCTCCGCAGCTTGCCGCGGCGCTGCTGTCGGCAGATCGGTTCCAGAAGCTCTATACGAATGGAGCGCGGCTTGGCGCGATTCGGGGGGTGAATCTCAAGGTGGAGGCGATCCCGCACCGGGCGTCGGTGGAACTGGCTTCGGCGCGGTTCACGTCGGGAAATATTGTGCACCCCGGCGATACGGTGACGGTGGAGGCGACCCTCAGGCCGTGGCAGCAGCCGGAGAAGAATGTGCGGATCTCGTTCAAGGTTCCGGCTCGGCTGCAGGGTGGAAATGTGCGGGTGCTGGTATCGGATGCGGGGACGCTGGACAGGACGTTATCGCAGCCGAAGATGATACCGCGGCCATCAGACATGCAGACGGCGCTGGCGGAAGCGCGGAATCAACATCCGCAGGACCGGGTGTATGTAAGCCTGCTGGTGCCCGAGACGCAGGCGGGAATGCAGGGCCAGACGCTTTCGAGCGTGCCGATCTCGATGGCCAATGCGCTGGAGCCGATGCGGGCGGCGCAGGATGTTTCGCTGAATGGGGAGTCGGCGCAGGTGGCGGCGGCGGCGGCGGCGGGAGGAGTGCTGTCGGGGTTCCAGGTACTTAATCTCCGCATTGAACCGGGCGGCGGGGTAGACTAA
- a CDS encoding VWA domain-containing protein: MPRKYLMPYLRHRLHICTLFILAALAAAPLIASAQAPAPAPQKPQTPDQTSPDSGGPTGDNGSIALPKKKESDTPPPAPAEPKFKNPANAPTYNLRVEVPEVTVDVGVIIDKTHQFVPGLKPANFKVFEDGVEQKVIGFKRVEAPITVLMLCEFAGSNYTYAFQYDMLNAAWVFASQLRPDDYAALMTYDMRTHIISDFTQDKRQVFEAIRQLMIPGFNERNMFDAVSEAMDRLSRVEGRKYIVLIGSGRDTFSKLTWDQFRKKVANSKDITIYTVSTGGALRAITEGRPGWGNEMRDMDYLQADNEMKTIANMTGGNSYFPRFEGELPEDFADINKNIRSKYELVYHPTNPKQDGTYRKLRVELVDDEGKPLHFQDEKHKPLKYQIITRDGYRARPEVE; encoded by the coding sequence ATGCCCAGGAAGTATCTGATGCCGTATCTTCGTCACCGCCTGCACATTTGCACGTTATTTATTCTCGCCGCCCTTGCCGCGGCTCCCCTGATCGCGAGTGCGCAGGCCCCTGCGCCCGCGCCGCAAAAGCCTCAAACACCCGACCAGACCTCTCCTGACTCAGGCGGCCCCACCGGCGACAACGGCTCCATCGCGCTGCCCAAGAAAAAGGAATCCGACACGCCGCCTCCTGCGCCTGCCGAGCCCAAGTTCAAGAATCCTGCCAACGCCCCCACCTACAACCTGCGAGTCGAAGTTCCCGAAGTCACCGTCGACGTGGGCGTCATCATCGACAAGACCCACCAGTTCGTCCCCGGCCTCAAGCCCGCCAATTTCAAAGTCTTCGAAGACGGCGTGGAGCAGAAGGTGATCGGCTTCAAGCGCGTCGAGGCGCCCATCACCGTGCTGATGCTCTGCGAATTCGCCGGCAGCAATTACACCTACGCGTTCCAGTACGACATGCTCAACGCCGCCTGGGTCTTCGCCTCGCAACTCCGCCCCGACGACTACGCCGCGCTCATGACCTACGACATGCGCACGCACATCATCTCGGACTTCACGCAGGACAAGCGCCAGGTCTTCGAAGCCATCCGCCAGCTCATGATTCCCGGATTCAACGAGCGGAACATGTTCGACGCCGTGTCCGAGGCAATGGACCGGCTGAGCCGCGTGGAAGGGCGGAAGTATATTGTCCTGATCGGATCGGGCCGCGACACCTTCTCAAAGCTCACCTGGGACCAGTTCCGCAAGAAGGTAGCGAACTCGAAAGATATCACCATCTACACCGTTTCGACCGGAGGAGCCCTCCGCGCCATCACTGAAGGCCGCCCCGGCTGGGGCAACGAAATGCGCGATATGGATTACCTCCAGGCCGACAACGAAATGAAGACCATCGCCAACATGACCGGAGGCAACTCGTACTTTCCGCGGTTCGAGGGTGAGCTCCCTGAGGATTTTGCGGATATCAACAAGAACATCCGCTCCAAGTACGAGCTGGTCTACCACCCCACCAATCCCAAGCAGGACGGCACCTATCGCAAGCTGCGCGTGGAACTGGTGGACGACGAAGGCAAGCCGCTGCACTTTCAGGACGAGAAGCACAAGCCGCTCAAGTACCAGATCATCACCCGCGACGGCTACCGCGCCCGCCCCGAAGTGGAATAA